In Rhodovulum sulfidophilum DSM 1374, the following are encoded in one genomic region:
- a CDS encoding TOBE domain-containing protein yields MKLSARNILEGTVSAVETGTVTTHVKIDIGGATVTASITNEAATDLDLKVGDKASAIIKSSDVLVGKD; encoded by the coding sequence ATGAAACTCAGTGCAAGAAACATCCTCGAGGGGACCGTGAGCGCGGTCGAAACCGGAACCGTCACCACCCATGTCAAGATCGATATCGGCGGCGCCACCGTCACCGCCTCGATCACCAATGAGGCCGCGACGGATCTGGACCTGAAGGTCGGCGACAAGGCCAGCGCCATCATCAAGTCGTCCGACGTTCTGGTCGGCAAGGACTGA
- a CDS encoding amidohydrolase family protein, with product MTHPSPDLLVDGASILTSDPARPFLKTGWVEVTAGRITAIRDTRPERIDPATRIVPGEGRVLTPGFVNVHTHAILSMVRGVAEDMGFAPAYTMGVPHGHDVHPDEAHALAQLGALEALSFGSTLINDSFTHQEIALPAMAGTGLRAFGCGRIHDVDFTRVHLGEWRHDDAIGDWTLGLASDLIAAFHDPEGLRTGVVLAPHAPDTCSRTLLGRVRELRDAHGLKINTHVSQSRVEVDFIRERDGMTPPQLLDEVGLLDESLIGAHCIHLTEDDIARLGRGRATLAHVAKGNQTHGCLAPTAKLRQAGMNLALATDNMHADMVEVMRWALATGRLQEGGVSESWQPAAMFEAATMGGARALGLEAEIGSIETGKRADLVLFDFRRPHLRPLTNVLGTLVHTGQGRDVETVIVGGEVVIEGGEPLRVDRMAVLEAAEAAAAALWDRARAEAARPR from the coding sequence ATGACGCATCCCTCCCCCGACCTCCTCGTCGATGGCGCCTCGATCCTGACCTCGGACCCGGCCCGGCCCTTCCTGAAGACCGGCTGGGTCGAGGTCACGGCCGGACGCATCACCGCCATCCGCGACACCCGCCCCGAGCGCATCGACCCCGCGACCCGCATCGTGCCCGGCGAGGGCCGGGTGCTGACGCCCGGTTTCGTCAATGTCCACACCCATGCGATCCTCAGCATGGTGCGCGGCGTGGCCGAGGATATGGGCTTTGCCCCCGCCTATACGATGGGCGTGCCCCATGGCCATGATGTGCATCCCGACGAGGCTCATGCGCTGGCGCAGCTCGGCGCGCTCGAGGCGCTCTCTTTCGGCTCGACCCTCATCAATGACAGCTTCACCCATCAGGAGATCGCGCTCCCGGCCATGGCCGGGACAGGTCTGCGCGCCTTCGGCTGCGGCCGCATCCATGATGTCGATTTCACCCGCGTGCATCTCGGCGAATGGCGCCATGACGATGCCATCGGCGACTGGACGCTGGGGCTTGCCTCGGATCTGATCGCGGCCTTCCACGACCCCGAGGGCCTCAGGACCGGCGTCGTGCTTGCCCCCCATGCGCCCGATACCTGCTCGCGCACGCTCCTGGGCCGGGTGCGCGAGCTGCGCGACGCGCATGGTCTGAAGATCAACACCCATGTCTCGCAAAGCCGGGTCGAGGTCGATTTCATCCGCGAGCGCGACGGCATGACCCCGCCCCAGTTGCTGGACGAGGTCGGCCTTCTGGACGAAAGCCTGATCGGGGCCCATTGCATCCATCTGACCGAAGACGACATCGCCCGGCTGGGCCGGGGACGGGCGACCCTCGCCCATGTCGCCAAGGGCAACCAGACCCATGGCTGCCTCGCGCCGACGGCAAAGCTGCGCCAGGCGGGCATGAACCTGGCGCTGGCCACCGACAACATGCATGCCGACATGGTCGAGGTGATGCGCTGGGCGCTGGCCACCGGCCGTTTGCAGGAAGGTGGCGTCAGCGAGAGCTGGCAGCCCGCCGCGATGTTCGAGGCCGCCACCATGGGCGGCGCGCGGGCGCTGGGGCTCGAGGCCGAGATCGGCTCGATCGAGACCGGCAAGCGCGCCGATCTGGTGCTGTTCGACTTCCGCCGCCCGCATCTGCGCCCGCTGACCAACGTGCTGGGAACGCTGGTCCATACCGGGCAGGGGCGCGACGTGGAAACGGTGATCGTCGGCGGCGAGGTCGTGATCGAGGGCGGCGAGCCCCTGCGGGTCGACCGCATGGCGGTGCTCGAGGCCGCCGAGGCCGCCGCAGCCGCGCTTTGGGACCGCGCCCGGGCCGAAGCCGCCCGGCCCCGCTGA
- a CDS encoding TRAP transporter large permease codes for MSALAVSVFAVLALIGAPLAFAIGLGAVAALYMGGFDLVVLPQRMMFAVNSFPLMAIPLFMLAGELMVKAGIVDRLVSFANSLVGRVPGGVAHVTIVAGMVFASVSGAAVASASALGSTLVPALRKTYPDGYSSAVIASAANLGPVIPPSNAMIVYALMAGSSVSVGGMFMAGIVPGIILALGFMALATLIAKRRGYALSGTPFSVRNALIETRRAGLILMMPVIVVGGIVGGIFTATEGAAIAVVYALVVGLFVTRRLRVADLPGCLFRAAVMAAMVGALIAFASVVTFVFTLDLVPMRLSSWIRDLTSDPMTFILLVMAMLLVVGMLIESNAAYIMLVPLFAPMAISYGIDPLFFGFLFMYNLVVGMMTPPVGVLLFVMSGITRVPMAQLTREVAPFVALQFGVLALCVAFPPLVLWLPSLFGF; via the coding sequence ATGAGCGCCCTTGCCGTCTCTGTCTTTGCCGTTCTTGCCCTGATCGGCGCGCCCTTGGCCTTTGCCATCGGGCTGGGCGCGGTCGCGGCGCTTTACATGGGCGGGTTCGACCTGGTGGTGCTGCCGCAGCGGATGATGTTCGCGGTCAATTCCTTCCCGCTGATGGCGATCCCGCTGTTCATGCTGGCGGGCGAGCTGATGGTGAAGGCGGGCATCGTCGACCGTCTGGTCAGCTTTGCCAATTCGCTGGTCGGCCGGGTTCCGGGCGGCGTTGCCCATGTGACGATCGTCGCGGGCATGGTCTTCGCCTCGGTCAGCGGCGCGGCCGTGGCCTCGGCCAGCGCGCTGGGATCGACCCTGGTGCCGGCCCTGCGCAAGACCTATCCCGACGGCTATTCCAGCGCAGTGATCGCCTCGGCCGCCAATCTGGGGCCGGTGATCCCGCCCTCGAACGCGATGATCGTCTATGCGCTGATGGCCGGCTCCTCGGTCTCGGTCGGCGGCATGTTCATGGCCGGGATCGTGCCCGGCATCATCCTCGCGCTCGGGTTCATGGCGCTGGCCACGCTGATCGCGAAACGCCGCGGCTATGCTCTCAGCGGCACCCCCTTTTCGGTCCGGAACGCCCTGATCGAGACCCGCCGCGCGGGCCTGATCCTGATGATGCCGGTGATCGTCGTGGGCGGCATCGTCGGCGGCATCTTCACAGCCACCGAGGGCGCGGCCATCGCGGTCGTCTATGCGCTGGTGGTCGGGCTCTTCGTCACCCGCAGGCTGCGCGTCGCCGATCTGCCCGGCTGCCTGTTCCGGGCCGCGGTGATGGCCGCCATGGTCGGCGCGCTGATCGCCTTCGCCTCGGTCGTGACCTTCGTCTTCACGCTAGATCTGGTGCCGATGCGGCTGTCCTCCTGGATCCGCGACCTGACCTCGGACCCGATGACCTTCATCCTGCTGGTGATGGCGATGCTGCTGGTCGTCGGCATGCTGATCGAGTCGAACGCGGCCTATATCATGCTGGTACCGCTGTTTGCGCCGATGGCGATCAGCTACGGCATCGACCCGCTCTTTTTCGGCTTCCTGTTCATGTACAACCTCGTGGTCGGCATGATGACGCCGCCGGTGGGCGTGCTGCTCTTCGTCATGAGCGGGATCACCCGGGTGCCCATGGCACAGCTCACCCGCGAGGTCGCGCCCTTCGTGGCGCTGCAATTCGGGGTGCTGGCGCTCTGCGTCGCCTTTCCGCCGCTCGTGCTCTGGCTGCCCTCGCTGTTCGGATTCTGA
- a CDS encoding TRAP transporter small permease, which yields MSYPGHPSPGPASAGPLALLRRAVDLTDALSRWIIVAAMAAMTLLISAQVFHRYVLSSSIDAADELSRLFFVWSIFLAIPHGIRRGVHVGIDIVLRLMPGRAQDLLQRASALAGLLLMAVVFVTALGAAGDKWGELMPTLPVTAALYYIPVCICALHSALHLLLFALGGPEIWGDDAWKETAS from the coding sequence GTGAGCTATCCGGGGCATCCCTCGCCCGGGCCGGCATCCGCCGGCCCGCTGGCGCTGCTGCGCAGGGCGGTCGATCTGACCGACGCCCTGTCGCGCTGGATCATCGTGGCCGCGATGGCCGCCATGACACTTCTGATCTCGGCGCAGGTGTTCCATCGCTATGTCCTGAGTTCGTCCATCGACGCCGCCGACGAGCTGTCGCGCCTGTTCTTCGTCTGGTCGATCTTCCTGGCCATTCCGCATGGCATCCGCCGCGGCGTGCATGTCGGCATCGACATCGTGCTGCGCCTGATGCCGGGCCGGGCCCAGGACCTGCTGCAACGCGCCTCGGCCCTGGCCGGGCTCTTGCTGATGGCGGTGGTCTTCGTCACCGCGCTCGGCGCCGCCGGGGACAAATGGGGCGAGCTGATGCCGACGCTGCCGGTGACCGCCGCGCTTTACTACATCCCGGTCTGCATCTGCGCCCTGCATTCGGCCCTGCATCTGCTGCTGTTCGCCCTTGGCGGCCCCGAAATCTGGGGCGACGATGCCTGGAAGGAAACCGCCTCATGA
- a CDS encoding TRAP transporter substrate-binding protein translates to MKPLLPRAFGLCLGLSLLAGAASAQTVLRVAGNFPEEHSATGAMNVFKEEVERLSGGDLVVQNFPAMQLGGAQENVDQVRSGAIFAVFTSIAYFTRSVPELEAVSLPFLFDSREKAFEVMDGPVGKLMDKALLEQGFVNLGYGELGFRHVTNSVRPLTRLEDFQGLKIRLQPNEVHLETFRALGANPQSLDISELYSALQQKVLDGEENPYNIIYTRRFFEVQKYLSDTGHFFDFINVVANKDAFDALSPDNQEAVRSAMRSAIEWQRAEAARVDLEFREKLVAEGMQFDEIPAAERARLREATASIAESLKERVDPEVIDLVLEQAAQ, encoded by the coding sequence ATGAAACCCCTCCTTCCGCGGGCCTTCGGGCTCTGCCTCGGCCTGTCGCTTCTGGCTGGCGCGGCTTCGGCCCAGACCGTGCTGCGCGTCGCCGGCAACTTCCCCGAAGAGCACAGCGCCACCGGGGCCATGAACGTCTTCAAGGAAGAGGTCGAGCGCCTATCGGGCGGCGATCTCGTGGTCCAGAACTTCCCGGCCATGCAACTGGGCGGCGCGCAGGAAAACGTCGACCAGGTGCGGTCGGGCGCGATCTTCGCGGTATTCACCTCGATCGCCTATTTCACCCGCTCGGTGCCCGAACTCGAAGCGGTCAGCCTGCCATTCCTGTTCGACAGCCGCGAGAAGGCCTTCGAGGTGATGGACGGCCCCGTCGGCAAGCTGATGGACAAGGCGTTACTGGAACAGGGTTTCGTTAATCTCGGCTATGGCGAGCTCGGCTTCCGCCATGTCACCAACAGCGTCCGGCCGCTGACCCGTCTCGAGGATTTCCAGGGCCTCAAGATCCGCCTGCAGCCGAACGAGGTCCATCTGGAAACCTTCCGCGCGCTTGGCGCCAATCCGCAATCGCTGGATATCTCCGAGCTTTACTCGGCGTTGCAACAAAAGGTGCTGGACGGCGAGGAAAACCCCTACAACATCATCTATACCCGGCGCTTCTTCGAGGTGCAGAAATACCTGTCGGATACCGGCCACTTCTTCGATTTCATCAATGTCGTGGCCAACAAGGACGCCTTCGACGCGCTGAGCCCCGACAACCAGGAGGCGGTGCGGAGCGCGATGCGCAGCGCCATCGAATGGCAGCGGGCCGAGGCGGCACGGGTCGATCTTGAATTCCGCGAGAAGCTGGTGGCAGAGGGCATGCAGTTCGACGAGATCCCGGCCGCGGAACGCGCCCGGCTGCGCGAGGCGACCGCCTCCATCGCCGAAAGCCTGAAGGAACGGGTCGATCCCGAGGTGATCGATCTCGTGCTGGAACAGGCCGCGCAGTGA
- a CDS encoding aspartate/glutamate racemase family protein, with protein MRLLLVNPNMTGAMTDRMAGIARDVASPGTEIVPLTAGRGFPYIASRAEAQIGGALACEMIADHAEGADAAIIAAFGDPGLAGARELFDLPVVGMAEAALVSAAMLGERISIVTFSPVMRRWYLDSVRDAGLSARFAGVRTPDGHAPDLGDVQHSLREDLIRLCNRTVREDGADVVVLGGAPLAGLAPEIRGEVEAPVVDPISAATLQAQALAVLAPQAGFAGRASKPLPKTATGLPPALTRQFACG; from the coding sequence ATGCGACTATTATTGGTGAACCCGAACATGACCGGGGCGATGACCGACCGAATGGCCGGTATCGCGCGTGACGTGGCCTCCCCCGGGACCGAGATCGTTCCGCTGACCGCCGGTCGCGGCTTTCCCTATATCGCCTCACGCGCCGAGGCCCAGATCGGCGGCGCACTGGCCTGCGAAATGATCGCCGATCATGCCGAGGGCGCTGATGCCGCGATCATCGCGGCCTTCGGCGATCCCGGCCTGGCCGGCGCGCGCGAGCTTTTCGATCTGCCCGTGGTCGGCATGGCCGAGGCGGCACTGGTCTCTGCGGCGATGCTGGGCGAGCGGATCTCGATCGTCACCTTCTCGCCGGTGATGCGGCGCTGGTATCTGGATTCGGTCCGCGACGCGGGCCTGAGCGCGCGGTTCGCGGGCGTCCGCACCCCCGACGGCCATGCGCCCGACCTGGGCGATGTGCAACACTCCCTGCGCGAAGACCTGATCCGGCTGTGCAACCGCACCGTCCGTGAGGACGGGGCCGATGTCGTCGTGCTGGGCGGCGCTCCGCTGGCCGGGCTTGCACCCGAGATCCGCGGCGAGGTCGAGGCCCCGGTCGTCGACCCGATCAGCGCGGCCACGTTGCAGGCGCAGGCCCTGGCGGTGCTGGCGCCTCAGGCGGGCTTCGCCGGACGCGCATCGAAACCGCTGCCCAAGACGGCAACCGGCCTGCCCCCCGCGCTGACGCGCCAATTCGCCTGCGGCTGA
- a CDS encoding GntR family transcriptional regulator, whose product MSDTSLDIQASAERVADCLRDRIVKGECPPGSRLVERRLSAELNVSRTPIREALKLLRADGLVEISLHRGAQVLAYTAEEAENLFDLIAAIESLAAERLAGHIGAEVLARLETLHERMLKQYAAREASAYFDTNTEIHDSIVREAGNPVLIDSHRRIAVRARRGRFMAIFDAERWRQSVEEHEGVMAAFRARDTAAAARIWRQHLRHSGESVAETLRRQRG is encoded by the coding sequence ATGTCCGACACCTCGCTCGACATCCAAGCCTCCGCCGAACGGGTGGCAGACTGCCTCCGCGACCGGATCGTCAAGGGCGAATGTCCGCCCGGATCGCGGCTGGTCGAGCGCAGGCTCTCGGCCGAGTTGAACGTGTCGCGCACGCCGATCCGGGAGGCGCTGAAACTGCTGCGCGCCGACGGCCTGGTCGAGATCTCGCTGCACCGGGGGGCACAGGTTTTGGCCTATACCGCCGAGGAGGCAGAGAACCTGTTCGACCTGATCGCGGCGATCGAAAGCCTCGCCGCAGAACGGCTGGCCGGGCACATCGGGGCCGAGGTTCTGGCGCGGCTCGAGACATTGCACGAGCGCATGCTGAAGCAATATGCCGCGCGCGAGGCCTCGGCCTATTTCGACACCAATACCGAAATCCATGACAGCATCGTGCGCGAGGCGGGCAACCCGGTTCTGATCGACAGTCACCGGCGGATCGCGGTGCGGGCCCGGCGCGGACGGTTCATGGCGATCTTCGATGCCGAACGCTGGCGCCAGTCGGTCGAAGAGCATGAGGGCGTCATGGCCGCCTTCCGCGCCCGCGATACCGCCGCCGCGGCGCGGATCTGGCGGCAGCATCTCCGCCATAGCGGCGAATCGGTCGCCGAGACGCTGCGACGCCAGCGCGGCTAG
- a CDS encoding methyl-accepting chemotaxis protein, translating into MKRILQMPIGPRLTMMIAAIMVVSMSSMGGFLYNRAYESSYNNAVTDLEGMARDQATRVSEWFADQQHALAAQAANPSIARALSEFHASLEAAPDGFAPVLAAYGSDNPYPSGEGQKLADAGDGSDYSRIHARIHPGFERMLESFGFYDVFLIAPDGQVIYSVVKEADFGEDVGTGRYSGTALGKVFQRANKAPAGTSVVSDIEEYAPSANAPAAFMAAPVFAEDGTRLGVIAIQVPIGKLSAMVTMASALGRSGDMYIVGGDGRARTYSRYENRFDVLSPLPERPFITALETGQSGLFSPVEGITGTDSIVFTTPVGVDFADWTLVVELDRSEFLAALIAFRNSVIVFLLIGLAAGLGVSVLAARTITTPLKGFIASMNEVSAGNYAKKIDVADRLDEIGAMGRDLSAFRDRLAEADRLSQEQEERRAEQKKVVDRLGSAIRALADGDLTETVQEKFPDEYEALRHDFNSSMATMGDLIGAVQVNARAVQKLSEEISDSSENLARRTESQAATLEETAAAMDELTTSVSSTAEGATEVSRYVGEAQNRAQQSGQVVDEATGAMSEIQRSSEGITQIIGVIDDIAFQTNLLALNAGVEAARAGEAGRGFAVVASEVRALAQRSSEAAKEIKTLIDTSSTQVETGVSLVNRTGAALQDIASRVSRISEHIEGIATGAQEQSVGLGEINVGVTQLDKVTQQNAAMVEEATAACVTLKQEADKLLTLVARFRLGDDVIATTAAKPRRPSAPDALERALNERPAPQPPISAGWTEF; encoded by the coding sequence ATGAAACGAATTCTGCAGATGCCAATCGGGCCGCGTCTCACCATGATGATCGCCGCCATCATGGTCGTGTCCATGTCAAGCATGGGGGGCTTCCTCTACAACCGCGCTTATGAATCGAGCTATAATAACGCGGTCACCGATCTCGAGGGGATGGCCCGCGACCAGGCCACCCGCGTCAGCGAGTGGTTCGCCGACCAGCAACACGCGCTTGCGGCACAGGCAGCCAACCCCTCCATCGCCCGCGCGCTCAGCGAATTTCACGCCTCTCTCGAGGCGGCACCGGATGGCTTTGCCCCGGTTCTCGCGGCCTATGGCAGCGACAACCCCTATCCGTCCGGCGAAGGTCAGAAGCTGGCCGATGCCGGAGACGGCTCGGATTACAGCCGCATCCATGCCCGGATCCATCCCGGTTTCGAGCGGATGCTCGAGTCTTTCGGCTTTTACGATGTCTTCCTCATCGCCCCTGACGGGCAGGTAATCTACTCGGTCGTCAAGGAGGCCGATTTCGGCGAGGATGTCGGCACCGGCCGCTATTCGGGAACGGCTTTGGGCAAGGTATTCCAGCGCGCCAACAAGGCCCCGGCCGGCACATCCGTCGTCTCCGACATCGAGGAATATGCGCCCAGCGCCAATGCCCCGGCCGCCTTCATGGCCGCGCCGGTCTTTGCCGAGGATGGCACCCGGCTCGGCGTCATCGCGATCCAGGTGCCGATCGGCAAGCTCTCGGCCATGGTCACGATGGCCTCCGCCCTCGGCCGATCCGGCGACATGTATATCGTCGGCGGCGATGGCCGTGCCCGCACCTATTCGCGTTATGAAAACCGTTTCGACGTCCTGAGCCCGCTGCCCGAACGCCCCTTCATCACCGCGCTCGAGACCGGCCAGAGCGGGCTTTTTTCACCGGTCGAAGGCATCACCGGCACCGACAGCATCGTCTTCACCACGCCGGTCGGGGTCGATTTTGCCGACTGGACCCTGGTCGTCGAACTCGACCGCTCCGAATTCCTCGCCGCGCTGATCGCGTTCCGGAACAGCGTGATTGTCTTCCTGCTGATCGGGCTCGCCGCCGGCCTCGGCGTCAGCGTGCTGGCCGCCCGCACGATCACAACCCCGCTCAAGGGCTTCATCGCCTCGATGAATGAGGTCTCAGCCGGCAATTACGCCAAGAAGATCGATGTGGCCGACCGCCTGGACGAGATCGGGGCGATGGGACGTGATCTCTCTGCCTTCCGGGATCGGCTGGCAGAGGCCGACCGCCTTTCGCAAGAACAGGAAGAACGTCGCGCAGAGCAGAAAAAGGTCGTCGACCGGCTGGGCAGCGCGATCCGCGCCCTGGCCGACGGAGATCTGACAGAAACCGTGCAGGAGAAATTCCCCGACGAATACGAGGCACTCCGACACGACTTCAACAGCTCGATGGCGACGATGGGCGACCTTATCGGAGCGGTTCAGGTCAATGCCCGCGCTGTCCAGAAGCTTTCCGAAGAAATCAGCGATTCGTCCGAGAACCTCGCCCGGCGCACCGAAAGCCAGGCCGCAACGCTGGAGGAAACCGCCGCGGCAATGGACGAATTGACCACCAGCGTCAGCTCAACCGCCGAGGGCGCAACCGAGGTCTCGCGTTATGTCGGCGAGGCGCAGAACCGGGCACAGCAAAGCGGTCAGGTCGTCGACGAGGCGACCGGCGCAATGTCCGAGATCCAGCGTTCATCCGAAGGCATCACCCAGATCATCGGCGTGATCGACGACATCGCCTTCCAGACCAACCTGCTGGCGCTCAATGCAGGCGTCGAGGCCGCGCGCGCGGGCGAGGCGGGCCGAGGCTTCGCTGTCGTCGCCTCCGAGGTCCGGGCCCTCGCCCAGCGTTCCTCCGAAGCCGCCAAGGAAATCAAGACGCTGATCGATACGAGTTCGACCCAGGTCGAAACCGGCGTCTCGCTCGTCAACCGCACGGGGGCCGCCCTGCAGGACATCGCCTCGCGGGTGAGCCGAATTTCCGAACATATCGAGGGCATTGCCACCGGGGCGCAGGAACAGTCCGTCGGGCTTGGCGAAATCAACGTCGGCGTGACTCAGCTCGACAAGGTCACCCAGCAGAACGCCGCGATGGTCGAGGAGGCGACAGCTGCCTGTGTCACCCTCAAACAGGAGGCCGACAAGCTCCTTACCCTTGTGGCCCGGTTCCGGCTCGGTGACGACGTCATCGCAACAACAGCGGCGAAGCCCCGCCGCCCCTCCGCTCCCGACGCTCTGGAACGGGCCCTGAACGAGCGGCCTGCCCCACAACCACCGATCTCTGCAGGCTGGACCGAGTTCTGA
- a CDS encoding anaerobic ribonucleoside-triphosphate reductase activating protein: MAELAISGLVRHSSVDWPGELVATVFCQGCPWACRYCHNTELLAAGPGRIGWDTVLAFLDRRRGLLDGVVISGGEPLLQKGLPEALAELRAMGFRTGLHTGGAYPARFARVLPLLDWIGFDVKAPFDAYDRITGAPGSGAKARESLGLLRDSGVAADLRCTVHPALLSAADLARMDDDLSALGLPPARRQPFRAEGCADPALCRTP; this comes from the coding sequence TTGGCTGAGCTTGCGATCTCCGGGCTGGTCCGGCATTCGAGCGTCGACTGGCCGGGCGAACTGGTGGCGACGGTCTTCTGCCAGGGCTGTCCCTGGGCCTGCCGCTATTGCCACAACACCGAGCTGCTGGCGGCGGGGCCGGGCCGGATCGGCTGGGACACGGTCCTGGCCTTTCTCGACCGCCGGCGCGGGCTGCTCGACGGCGTGGTGATCTCGGGCGGGGAACCCTTGTTGCAGAAGGGCCTGCCCGAGGCGCTTGCGGAGCTTCGGGCGATGGGCTTTCGCACCGGGTTGCATACCGGCGGCGCCTATCCCGCGCGCTTCGCCCGCGTCCTGCCGCTGCTCGACTGGATCGGTTTCGACGTCAAGGCCCCCTTCGACGCCTATGACCGGATCACCGGCGCGCCCGGCAGCGGCGCAAAGGCGCGCGAAAGCCTCGGCCTGCTACGCGACAGCGGCGTTGCCGCCGATCTGCGCTGTACGGTTCATCCCGCCCTGCTGAGCGCTGCCGATCTGGCCCGGATGGACGACGATCTGTCGGCGCTCGGCCTGCCGCCCGCGCGCCGACAGCCGTTTCGCGCCGAGGGTTGCGCCGATCCCGCCCTCTGCCGGACACCGTAA